A genomic segment from Rubrobacter tropicus encodes:
- a CDS encoding DUF3311 domain-containing protein, with translation MKLIHVLAALPFLGILVGVGFANRVEPFVLGMPFILFWIVAWVLLTSVIMAVVYRLDPANREDGE, from the coding sequence GTGAAGCTCATACACGTCCTGGCTGCGCTGCCGTTCTTAGGAATACTCGTAGGAGTCGGGTTCGCGAACAGGGTCGAGCCGTTCGTGCTCGGGATGCCGTTTATCCTTTTCTGGATCGTGGCGTGGGTTCTTCTCACCTCGGTCATCATGGCCGTCGTCTACAGGCTCGACCCGGCGAACAGGGAGGACGGGGAATGA
- a CDS encoding M20 family metallopeptidase, with protein MVGWRRHLHRNPEVSFHEEQTARFIRETLESFGGLEISRPTENSVVARLTGGKPGRTLALRADIDALPITEENDFEFASQNPGAMHACGHDGHTAMLLGAAEVLSSMRDELAGEVRFVFQHAEELYPGGAEELVEAGVMDGVDAAVGIHLWSQTPVGKVGVTYGPMMAAPDIFNVTVKGKGGHAAMPHQTVDSIAVGAQVVTNLQHVVARETDPLANVVLSVTRFEAGTTHNVIPGTVEMEGTVRTLDPAVRDRMPGIMERVIKGVTSAHGAGYEFSYDRGYRPVVNDDGLTQEIERAAREVVGEENVEVMPPNMGGEDFSAYGQRVPAAFYLVGAGNESLGITAPHHHPRFTIDEDALEVGLKMHLAVATRMLGKGGGTS; from the coding sequence ATGGTCGGGTGGAGGCGTCACCTCCACCGCAACCCCGAGGTCTCCTTCCACGAGGAGCAGACGGCGAGGTTTATCCGCGAGACGCTCGAATCGTTCGGGGGGTTGGAGATCTCGCGCCCGACCGAAAACAGCGTCGTGGCCCGCCTCACCGGCGGCAAACCCGGCCGCACCCTCGCCCTCCGGGCCGACATCGACGCCCTCCCGATCACGGAAGAGAACGACTTCGAGTTCGCCTCCCAGAACCCGGGAGCCATGCACGCCTGCGGCCACGACGGGCACACCGCGATGCTTCTCGGGGCCGCCGAGGTCTTATCCAGCATGCGCGACGAGCTCGCCGGCGAGGTCCGCTTCGTCTTCCAGCACGCGGAAGAGCTCTACCCCGGCGGCGCCGAAGAACTCGTCGAAGCGGGGGTCATGGACGGCGTCGACGCCGCCGTCGGCATCCACCTCTGGTCGCAGACGCCGGTCGGCAAGGTCGGCGTAACCTACGGCCCGATGATGGCGGCTCCCGACATCTTCAACGTTACCGTGAAGGGCAAAGGCGGCCACGCGGCCATGCCCCACCAGACGGTCGATTCCATCGCCGTCGGGGCGCAGGTGGTGACGAACCTGCAGCACGTCGTCGCCAGGGAGACGGACCCGCTGGCGAACGTCGTCCTCTCCGTAACGCGCTTCGAGGCCGGCACGACGCACAACGTGATCCCGGGTACGGTCGAGATGGAGGGGACCGTGCGCACCCTCGACCCGGCCGTCCGGGACCGGATGCCCGGGATCATGGAGCGCGTAATAAAAGGCGTCACCTCGGCCCACGGGGCCGGCTACGAGTTCTCCTACGACCGGGGCTACAGGCCCGTGGTCAACGACGACGGGCTGACACAAGAGATCGAGAGGGCCGCCCGCGAGGTCGTCGGCGAGGAGAACGTGGAAGTCATGCCGCCGAACATGGGCGGGGAGGACTTCTCGGCCTACGGGCAGAGGGTCCCTGCGGCGTTCTACCTGGTCGGGGCCGGCAACGAGAGCCTCGGAATAACGGCACCCCACCACCACCCGAGGTTCACCATAGACGAGGACGCTTTGGAGGTCGGGCTAAAGATGCACCTCGCCGTCGCGACGAGGATGCTCGGCAAAGGAGGAGGCACTTCGTGA
- a CDS encoding Zn-dependent hydrolase, which translates to MVDGGRLWKRLSELAEIGKQEDGGVARLSFTKEERAAKDLVASYMQEAGLSVREDVAGNLFGRREGRDPNVPAVLIGSHVDSVLNGGDFDGPLGVLGGIEVLQTMNEEGVETERPVEVVAFTDEEGARFSLGMIGSRALTGTLSPEDLRHEDRDGVSIEQAMRDAGLDPGKIGDAVRSPDSLAAYLELHIEQGKVLEGENLPVGVVTGIAGPAWLRLSFTGEAGHAGTTPMGARRDALAAAAEVVGVVEEEASATGSTVGTVGQIEARPGGINIIPGGVELSLDLRDIDEAVRDGVEGRIRERAGEVCGRRGVALSFEELQRLPPAPCSEEIRASIAAACEKEGIKPHSLPSGAGHDGMHVAELCPMGMIFVRSKDGISHNPKEWSSREDCEAGCKILYLTVLDLAERA; encoded by the coding sequence GTGGTAGACGGCGGGCGTTTGTGGAAGAGGCTCTCTGAGCTGGCGGAGATCGGCAAACAAGAAGACGGCGGCGTCGCCCGCCTCTCCTTTACGAAGGAGGAGCGGGCCGCCAAGGACCTCGTCGCCTCGTACATGCAGGAGGCCGGCCTCTCGGTCCGCGAGGACGTCGCGGGCAACCTCTTCGGCCGCAGGGAGGGAAGGGACCCGAACGTCCCGGCGGTCCTGATAGGTTCCCACGTCGACTCCGTCCTGAACGGGGGCGACTTCGATGGGCCGCTCGGGGTGCTCGGCGGGATCGAGGTACTTCAAACCATGAACGAAGAGGGCGTCGAGACGGAGCGTCCGGTCGAGGTGGTCGCCTTTACCGACGAGGAGGGGGCGCGGTTCTCGCTGGGCATGATCGGCAGCCGGGCGCTTACGGGCACGCTCTCGCCCGAAGACCTGCGCCACGAGGATAGGGACGGCGTCTCCATCGAACAGGCGATGCGCGACGCCGGCCTGGACCCGGGGAAGATCGGCGACGCCGTGAGATCCCCCGATTCCCTGGCCGCGTACCTGGAGCTTCACATCGAGCAGGGCAAGGTGCTCGAAGGCGAGAACCTGCCGGTCGGCGTGGTGACCGGTATAGCCGGCCCCGCGTGGCTGCGGCTCTCGTTCACCGGGGAGGCCGGACACGCCGGGACGACGCCGATGGGGGCACGGCGCGACGCCCTGGCCGCGGCGGCCGAAGTCGTCGGTGTCGTGGAAGAGGAGGCATCCGCGACCGGCTCGACCGTCGGGACCGTGGGGCAGATAGAGGCGAGGCCCGGCGGCATCAACATAATTCCGGGCGGGGTGGAGCTTTCGCTCGACTTGCGCGACATAGACGAGGCCGTGCGCGACGGGGTCGAGGGGCGCATCAGGGAGCGGGCCGGGGAGGTTTGCGGGCGGCGCGGCGTCGCCCTGTCCTTCGAGGAGTTGCAGCGGCTTCCGCCCGCGCCGTGTTCGGAGGAGATCAGGGCTTCCATAGCCGCCGCGTGCGAGAAGGAAGGCATAAAGCCCCACTCCTTGCCGAGCGGGGCGGGGCACGACGGGATGCACGTGGCGGAGTTGTGCCCCATGGGCATGATCTTCGTCCGTTCCAAAGACGGCATCAGCCACAACCCGAAGGAGTGGAGCAGCCGGGAGGATTGCGAAGCCGGCTGCAAGATCCTATATTTGACAGTGCTCGACCTGGCAGAGAGGGCATAG
- a CDS encoding DmpA family aminopeptidase yields MRARELGIEIGVLPSGPNDAITDVEGVRVGHATIIRGDGPLVVGEGPVRTGVTVVCPREGLARDEPVFAGCHRFNGNGEMTGLEWIREAGALTTPVAITNTHSVGVVRDALIAAELEESPDEYWSLPVVAETYDGTLNDINGQHVRAEHVREALKNASGGPVAEGSVGGGTGMICHEFKGGIGTASRMIPAEQGGWTVGALVQANYGSRPTLRVDGLPVGRVLTTDRVPSPFDEEENAQPPGTGSIIVILATDAPLLPIQCDRLAIRAGVGLSRMGGGLDDGSGDIFLAFATGNRGLPRAVLEQDVPQTVPVRMLPNERMTPLFHAAAEATEAAILNALLAAGTVTGRDGITARGLAPDALLDALDEARPLAGRARPARSDP; encoded by the coding sequence GTGCGCGCGCGTGAATTGGGCATCGAGATAGGCGTCCTGCCCTCCGGCCCGAACGACGCGATCACGGACGTCGAGGGCGTAAGGGTCGGGCACGCGACGATCATCCGCGGCGACGGGCCGCTCGTCGTCGGGGAAGGTCCCGTCAGGACCGGCGTCACGGTCGTCTGCCCCAGGGAAGGGCTCGCGCGGGACGAGCCGGTCTTCGCCGGGTGCCACAGGTTCAACGGCAACGGGGAGATGACGGGGCTGGAGTGGATCCGGGAGGCGGGAGCCCTCACGACGCCCGTGGCGATCACGAACACCCACAGCGTCGGCGTGGTCCGCGACGCCCTGATAGCAGCCGAGCTCGAAGAAAGCCCCGACGAGTACTGGTCCCTGCCGGTCGTGGCCGAGACCTACGACGGGACCCTGAACGACATCAACGGCCAGCACGTCCGGGCCGAGCACGTCAGGGAGGCGCTAAAGAACGCGTCCGGCGGGCCCGTGGCCGAGGGCTCCGTGGGGGGTGGGACGGGCATGATCTGCCACGAGTTCAAGGGCGGCATCGGCACCGCATCGAGGATGATCCCCGCCGAACAGGGCGGATGGACCGTCGGCGCGCTGGTCCAGGCCAACTACGGGAGCCGCCCGACGCTGCGGGTGGACGGGCTTCCCGTGGGCCGGGTGCTGACGACGGACCGGGTGCCGTCGCCTTTCGACGAGGAGGAGAACGCTCAGCCTCCCGGCACCGGCTCCATCATCGTGATCCTGGCGACCGACGCGCCGCTGTTGCCGATCCAGTGCGACAGGCTGGCGATCCGGGCCGGCGTCGGCCTCTCCCGGATGGGCGGCGGCCTGGACGACGGCAGCGGCGACATCTTCCTCGCCTTCGCCACGGGCAACCGCGGCCTGCCAAGGGCCGTTCTGGAGCAGGACGTGCCCCAGACCGTCCCCGTCCGCATGCTGCCCAACGAGCGCATGACCCCGCTCTTCCACGCGGCGGCCGAGGCGACCGAAGCCGCGATCCTGAACGCCCTGCTCGCCGCGGGCACCGTGACGGGCCGCGACGGCATCACGGCCCGCGGCCTCGCGCCCGACGCTCTCCTCGACGCGCTGGACGAGGCCCGGCCCCTGGCCGGACGGGCGAGGCCCGCGCGGTCCGATCCGTAG
- a CDS encoding aldo/keto reductase — protein sequence MEHQNIKGEKVPSLGLGTYRLGGEVCVEAVSLALSMGYRHVDTAQMYGNEAEVGRGIEGSGVDREEVFLTTKVWPNDFRHERVIRRTRESLQKLRTDYVDLLLMHWPGDGVPLGETLGAMRELQEEGSVRHVGVSNFSPDLVEEASGHVEVFCNQVEYHVYRGQDSVLDQARKMDYLLVAYRPLSRGGVEEDATLREIGEAHGKTAAHVALRWLVQQEKVSAIPKATSEDHLRANLDVFDFELSDEEMDRVSALRS from the coding sequence GTGGAGCACCAGAACATAAAGGGTGAGAAGGTCCCGTCTCTCGGGTTGGGCACGTACCGGCTCGGCGGGGAGGTGTGCGTGGAGGCCGTGAGCCTCGCCCTCTCCATGGGTTACAGGCACGTGGACACGGCCCAGATGTACGGCAACGAGGCCGAGGTCGGGCGGGGGATCGAGGGCTCCGGCGTGGACCGCGAAGAAGTCTTCCTGACAACCAAAGTCTGGCCCAACGACTTCCGTCACGAGCGTGTGATCCGGCGCACCCGCGAGAGCCTGCAAAAGCTCCGCACGGACTACGTGGACCTGCTCCTGATGCACTGGCCCGGGGACGGCGTCCCGCTCGGAGAGACGCTCGGCGCGATGAGGGAGCTGCAGGAAGAGGGAAGCGTCAGGCACGTGGGCGTCAGCAACTTCTCCCCGGACCTGGTCGAAGAAGCGTCGGGGCACGTGGAAGTCTTCTGCAACCAGGTCGAGTACCATGTCTACAGGGGGCAGGACTCTGTCCTGGATCAGGCCCGCAAGATGGACTACCTCCTCGTCGCCTACCGCCCCCTCTCCCGCGGCGGCGTCGAGGAGGACGCAACCCTCCGCGAGATAGGCGAGGCCCACGGAAAGACGGCCGCCCACGTCGCCCTCCGCTGGCTCGTCCAGCAAGAGAAGGTCTCGGCCATCCCCAAGGCCACGAGCGAGGACCACCTCCGCGCCAACCTCGACGTCTTCGACTTCGAGCTCTCGGACGAAGAGATGGACCGCGTCTCCGCGCTCCGCAGTTAG
- a CDS encoding acyl-CoA thioesterase, giving the protein MKNPPAPARLEIRYADLDPYGHVNNAIYLAYFEQIRVAYWRALADLAGITNLEAGDVPGARYVIAETTVRFKAPIFFGDTLHGAATVPWVGNRSYAMDFELRTGESFEAGETVSEGFAAHVFFDPVKDAVQPRPDWFLSTVAALEGRPEDDFAPPER; this is encoded by the coding sequence TTGAAGAACCCTCCCGCGCCCGCGCGGCTCGAGATCCGCTACGCCGACCTCGACCCCTACGGCCACGTCAACAACGCGATTTACCTCGCCTACTTCGAGCAGATTCGTGTCGCCTACTGGCGCGCCCTTGCCGACCTCGCGGGCATAACGAACCTGGAAGCAGGCGACGTCCCCGGCGCCCGCTACGTCATCGCGGAGACGACTGTTCGCTTCAAGGCCCCGATCTTCTTCGGCGACACCCTCCACGGCGCCGCGACCGTCCCCTGGGTCGGTAACCGCTCCTACGCCATGGACTTCGAACTCCGCACCGGAGAGTCTTTCGAAGCCGGCGAGACCGTCTCCGAAGGCTTCGCCGCCCACGTCTTCTTCGACCCCGTAAAAGACGCGGTCCAACCCCGCCCCGACTGGTTTCTTTCGACCGTAGCAGCCCTCGAAGGCCGCCCGGAAGACGACTTCGCCCCACCCGAGCGCTAG
- a CDS encoding tetratricopeptide repeat protein, which produces MDYEEYLEQGETLASEGLIEEALSRFEQALEAAPENPEAIEAVGRALLNLGRLEEAEASFLDALEIDPEWVAPRMGLALVALGRDEPFKIVHHLERAIEADPGYPEAYVELGRYYGYMGEPALAKATFERWTGRHPEDADMLINAGLTLFDAADFAEAYAFFEKAVEAAAEVEQRSGALTFRANALDMLGRYDEAVAAYEEVIAETPEWWEAHANLGICHARNGHLQRAEAAFRRGLEDCPGSPEIRDELAAHLLSQGGDLQEALKLSEEAVALGRDEIRHLVTLGEVRLALGDDEGTAEAYRTVLSLDPENPDAHLELGILHERRGETSEAEEHFIESLKADPGNPRALYSYASLYYTADDLETAEEILERAVAADAGYSPALSALASIRARRGEYGDALDFIERAVEAGESDADHFKSALEFAPLHSDPRFRTLLYRMSHAGSNGAE; this is translated from the coding sequence ATGGACTACGAGGAGTATCTCGAGCAGGGCGAAACCCTCGCGAGCGAGGGCCTTATAGAAGAGGCCCTCTCCCGCTTCGAGCAGGCCCTGGAGGCCGCGCCAGAGAACCCGGAGGCGATCGAGGCGGTCGGGCGGGCGCTCCTGAACCTGGGACGCCTCGAAGAGGCCGAGGCGAGCTTTTTGGACGCTTTAGAGATCGACCCCGAGTGGGTGGCCCCGCGTATGGGCCTGGCGCTCGTGGCTTTGGGCAGGGACGAGCCGTTCAAGATAGTCCACCACCTGGAGCGGGCGATCGAGGCCGACCCGGGCTACCCCGAGGCCTACGTCGAGCTGGGCCGCTACTACGGCTACATGGGCGAACCCGCGCTCGCCAAGGCGACCTTCGAGCGCTGGACCGGGCGTCACCCCGAGGACGCGGACATGCTCATAAACGCGGGCCTGACCCTCTTCGACGCGGCCGACTTCGCAGAAGCCTACGCCTTCTTCGAGAAGGCGGTCGAGGCGGCCGCGGAGGTGGAGCAGCGCAGCGGGGCGCTCACTTTCAGGGCGAACGCGCTCGACATGCTGGGCCGCTACGACGAGGCCGTCGCCGCCTACGAGGAGGTCATCGCCGAGACGCCCGAGTGGTGGGAGGCCCACGCCAACCTCGGCATCTGCCACGCCCGCAACGGCCACCTGCAGAGGGCCGAGGCCGCCTTCAGGCGGGGCCTCGAAGATTGCCCCGGCTCGCCGGAGATAAGGGATGAGCTCGCGGCCCACCTGCTGTCGCAGGGCGGGGACCTGCAGGAGGCGTTGAAGCTCTCGGAAGAGGCGGTGGCGCTCGGAAGGGATGAGATCCGTCATCTCGTCACTTTAGGCGAGGTACGTCTCGCCCTCGGCGACGACGAGGGGACCGCCGAGGCCTACAGGACGGTGCTCTCGCTGGACCCCGAGAACCCCGACGCCCACCTGGAGCTCGGCATCCTGCACGAGCGGCGCGGCGAGACGTCGGAGGCCGAGGAGCACTTCATAGAGTCCCTCAAGGCCGACCCGGGGAACCCAAGGGCCCTCTACTCCTACGCGAGCCTGTACTACACCGCCGACGATCTGGAGACGGCCGAGGAGATCCTGGAGCGCGCCGTCGCCGCCGACGCGGGCTACTCCCCCGCCCTCTCGGCCCTCGCCAGCATCCGGGCCAGGCGCGGCGAGTACGGCGACGCCCTGGACTTCATAGAGCGGGCCGTCGAGGCCGGCGAGAGCGACGCCGACCATTTCAAGAGCGCCCTAGAGTTCGCCCCCCTCCACTCGGACCCCCGCTTTCGCACCCTGCTCTACCGCATGTCCCACGCGGGGAGCAACGGCGCAGAATAG
- a CDS encoding Crp/Fnr family transcriptional regulator, with the protein MTVRGGGGAGEDRVRLLSLVDVFEPLSREEIDKINWQNLNTRLEPGEVFYTPMDLCETLFVLQSGRVRIYRALPEGRELTLAVLESGTVFGEMALTGQRLRASYAQAMEESEISAMCRNDVERLVLDKPAVGLQLVHLLSERLAAYETRMEGLGLKEVPARLAGLILELVETQGIRDSAGYRIPTRYTHQQLGTMIGANREAVTRAFARLRETGAVEVRRRYVHVEDLEALKVAAAGTVPE; encoded by the coding sequence GTGACCGTGCGCGGCGGAGGCGGGGCCGGGGAAGACCGCGTCAGGCTCCTCAGCCTGGTGGACGTCTTCGAGCCCCTCTCGCGGGAAGAGATAGACAAGATCAACTGGCAGAACCTCAACACCCGCCTGGAACCCGGCGAGGTCTTCTACACACCGATGGACCTTTGCGAAACCCTCTTCGTGCTCCAGAGCGGGCGGGTCCGCATCTACAGGGCGCTCCCGGAGGGGCGCGAGCTCACGCTGGCCGTGCTCGAGAGCGGGACCGTCTTCGGGGAGATGGCGCTCACCGGCCAGCGGCTGCGCGCCTCCTACGCCCAGGCCATGGAGGAGTCGGAGATCTCCGCCATGTGCCGCAACGACGTCGAGCGCCTGGTCCTCGACAAGCCCGCCGTGGGGCTTCAGCTCGTGCACCTCTTGAGCGAGCGGCTGGCCGCCTACGAGACCCGCATGGAGGGACTCGGCCTCAAGGAGGTGCCCGCGCGGCTGGCGGGTTTGATCCTGGAGCTGGTCGAGACCCAGGGCATCAGGGACAGCGCCGGCTACAGGATACCCACCCGCTACACCCACCAGCAGCTCGGGACCATGATCGGCGCCAACCGCGAGGCCGTCACCCGCGCATTTGCCCGGCTCCGGGAAACAGGGGCCGTGGAGGTGAGGCGCCGCTACGTCCACGTCGAAGACCTGGAAGCCTTAAAAGTGGCGGCGGCGGGTACCGTCCCGGAGTAG
- a CDS encoding DUF2382 domain-containing protein → MENRSDGFTAIEDRYAGYTVYDNSGSKIGKVDDLFLDENDQPEYFGVKMGFLGTSSTLIPADIATTDEANSTITVSSDKDAVKNGPAFDDDREITPEYENEVRSYYGLGAAQTQSTGSYDTYEEPRSEVTHDDELRVQRSEEELRAGTREREAGAMRVRKRVRTDRERIEVPVKHEEVSVERVPVSGEATEAQIGEEEVSVPVTEEEVVTDKRAVAKEEVRLRKDVVEDTEVVEDDVRREEIDVEDATTRRNV, encoded by the coding sequence ATGGAGAACCGCAGCGACGGTTTCACGGCGATAGAGGACAGGTACGCGGGCTACACCGTCTACGACAACTCCGGGAGCAAGATCGGCAAGGTCGACGACCTGTTCCTCGACGAGAACGACCAGCCCGAGTACTTCGGCGTGAAGATGGGCTTTCTGGGCACCAGCTCCACGCTGATCCCGGCCGACATCGCCACCACCGACGAGGCGAACAGCACGATCACCGTCTCCTCTGACAAGGACGCCGTCAAGAACGGCCCCGCCTTCGACGACGACCGGGAGATCACGCCCGAGTACGAGAACGAGGTCCGCTCCTACTACGGCCTCGGCGCCGCCCAGACCCAGAGCACCGGCTCCTATGACACCTACGAGGAGCCCCGTTCCGAGGTAACGCACGACGACGAGCTGAGGGTGCAGCGCTCCGAAGAAGAGCTCCGGGCGGGCACCCGCGAGCGCGAGGCGGGCGCCATGAGGGTCCGCAAGCGCGTGCGCACCGACCGCGAGCGCATCGAGGTCCCGGTCAAGCACGAGGAGGTCAGCGTCGAGCGGGTGCCCGTCTCCGGCGAGGCGACCGAGGCCCAGATCGGCGAGGAGGAGGTCTCGGTGCCGGTGACCGAGGAGGAGGTCGTCACCGACAAGCGGGCCGTGGCCAAGGAGGAGGTGCGCTTGCGCAAGGACGTGGTGGAGGACACCGAGGTCGTCGAGGACGACGTCCGCCGCGAGGAGATCGACGTCGAAGACGCCACCACGCGTCGCAACGTCTAA
- a CDS encoding mechanosensitive ion channel family protein, translated as MQSVTQSLSQGLGAIMGALPALIGALLILIIGYIIAKVLQGITTRVLQSMGFQGWMEQGGIKQFFDRSQTRQTPLSILGKLVFWLVFFIAITMAVDTLGISAISDVLAQFIAYIPQIIAAILILVLATLLANFVAGIVRGATGSSVAGSVAQYGIIVFAAFAALTQLGIAEELIAPTFLILLGSVALAAALAFGLGGQGVAQRIVEQGYEKSGEARQQVQQQQQQNQQQDGSSSGSSFTRVDSGGEPTRRRR; from the coding sequence ATGCAGTCTGTAACGCAGTCTTTGTCGCAGGGGCTCGGTGCCATAATGGGGGCCTTGCCGGCCCTCATCGGCGCCCTGTTAATACTCATCATCGGCTACATCATCGCCAAGGTGCTCCAGGGCATAACCACCAGGGTGCTCCAGAGCATGGGCTTTCAGGGCTGGATGGAGCAGGGCGGCATAAAGCAGTTCTTCGATAGATCCCAGACCCGGCAGACCCCGCTCTCCATCCTCGGCAAGCTGGTCTTCTGGCTCGTCTTCTTCATAGCCATCACGATGGCCGTAGACACCCTTGGCATCTCGGCGATCTCGGACGTCTTGGCGCAGTTCATAGCCTACATACCGCAGATCATCGCCGCGATCCTGATCCTGGTCCTCGCGACGCTGCTGGCCAACTTCGTGGCCGGGATAGTGCGGGGCGCCACCGGCAGCAGCGTCGCGGGAAGCGTCGCCCAGTACGGCATCATCGTGTTCGCGGCGTTCGCGGCGCTGACGCAGCTCGGGATCGCCGAGGAGCTGATAGCCCCGACGTTCCTGATCCTGCTCGGATCCGTGGCGCTGGCCGCGGCCCTGGCGTTCGGGCTGGGAGGCCAGGGCGTCGCCCAGCGGATAGTCGAGCAGGGCTACGAGAAGAGCGGCGAGGCCCGCCAGCAGGTCCAGCAGCAGCAACAGCAGAACCAGCAGCAGGACGGTTCCTCGAGCGGCTCCTCCTTTACGAGGGTCGACTCGGGCGGGGAGCCGACCCGGAGGCGCCGCTAG
- a CDS encoding DUF7282 domain-containing protein, which produces MSDLQGRRIPGEENSGRKRPVLWIVLGLILLLLLAVLIPFACQSLTGGSGQQGDGSGAQGDARGDAQDGGQDVRNGDETQKNDAAQDDGTGSAGNQGGGDDAERSGTGEPGGSQGGSVTRLEVRDQSGSGAAVTVPAATLEGTKGWLAVRADDDGKPGRVLGHAPLKAGANSDVRVELDRPVASSQRLYATVHAEDPADGRFTFPADDPTATQGGRAAAEPISYTVEDGAPGRESAGIRDDELPESGGVPPGALLAAGTLLLLSSAACLSLALRRGAADGS; this is translated from the coding sequence GTGAGCGACTTGCAAGGCAGACGGATACCCGGCGAGGAGAACTCGGGCCGCAAAAGGCCCGTACTCTGGATAGTCCTCGGCCTCATACTGCTGCTCCTGCTGGCCGTCCTGATCCCCTTCGCATGCCAGTCCCTGACGGGCGGCTCCGGCCAGCAAGGCGACGGCTCAGGGGCCCAAGGCGACGCCCGGGGTGACGCGCAAGACGGCGGACAGGACGTCCGGAACGGCGACGAAACCCAAAAGAACGACGCGGCGCAGGACGACGGGACCGGGAGCGCGGGGAACCAGGGCGGCGGGGACGACGCCGAACGATCCGGGACCGGCGAGCCGGGGGGCTCCCAGGGGGGCTCCGTGACGCGGCTGGAGGTCCGGGATCAGAGCGGGAGCGGCGCCGCGGTGACGGTGCCCGCGGCCACGCTCGAGGGCACGAAAGGATGGTTGGCCGTCCGCGCCGACGACGACGGCAAGCCGGGAAGGGTGCTCGGCCACGCGCCCCTGAAGGCGGGCGCGAATAGCGACGTGAGGGTGGAGCTCGACCGGCCGGTGGCCTCCTCGCAAAGGCTCTACGCCACGGTCCACGCGGAGGACCCGGCCGACGGGAGGTTCACCTTCCCCGCCGACGATCCGACCGCGACGCAAGGCGGGCGGGCGGCGGCCGAGCCTATCTCCTACACGGTGGAAGACGGCGCCCCCGGTCGGGAGAGCGCCGGCATCCGGGACGACGAGCTGCCCGAGAGCGGCGGGGTCCCCCCCGGGGCCTTGCTTGCGGCCGGTACGCTCCTGCTGCTGTCGAGCGCGGCTTGCCTGTCCCTGGCGCTGCGCCGGGGCGCCGCGGACGGAAGCTGA
- a CDS encoding cold shock domain-containing protein produces the protein MEGRGGHRARLDRGEREGWGVRLPAAVANDPAFGAWAGVRSLTVVVGKGRVVFRPAALPGGQAANDAGDEIGTAKEAGRLRWFDEEKGYGFIELPSGEDRFFHRSGLSCDPDELEPGLPLAFETRPGARGPFAVGVEPLKLRRPGDRPA, from the coding sequence GTGGAAGGACGGGGCGGACACAGGGCGCGCCTGGACCGCGGCGAGCGGGAAGGCTGGGGCGTGAGGCTGCCCGCCGCCGTGGCCAACGACCCCGCCTTCGGCGCCTGGGCCGGGGTCCGGTCTCTGACGGTCGTGGTGGGCAAGGGCCGCGTCGTCTTCCGGCCCGCCGCGCTCCCGGGAGGCCAGGCGGCGAACGACGCGGGGGACGAGATCGGGACGGCGAAGGAGGCCGGGCGCCTGAGATGGTTCGACGAGGAAAAGGGCTACGGGTTCATAGAACTGCCCTCGGGCGAAGACCGCTTCTTCCACCGGTCGGGCCTCTCGTGCGACCCCGACGAGCTCGAACCGGGCCTTCCCCTGGCCTTCGAGACGCGACCGGGGGCGCGCGGGCCCTTTGCCGTGGGGGTCGAGCCGCTGAAGTTGCGGCGGCCCGGGGATCGGCCGGCGTGA
- a CDS encoding STAS domain-containing protein has translation MKDGHRIQVGTVEYEDGRIVLSGEFDLRVRQALREVLRATHRRGRRVLLDLSGVTFMDVGCAKELAFWCLLDPELLVPLDPSWQARASAVACDLGGERHLRVGEDAGTGSGPWPV, from the coding sequence GTGAAAGACGGGCACCGCATTCAGGTCGGTACGGTCGAATACGAGGACGGCCGGATAGTGTTGAGCGGCGAGTTCGACCTGCGGGTCCGGCAGGCATTGCGGGAGGTCCTCCGCGCTACACACCGGCGAGGCCGCAGGGTGCTCCTGGACCTCTCGGGCGTGACCTTCATGGACGTGGGGTGCGCCAAAGAGTTGGCCTTCTGGTGCCTCCTCGACCCCGAACTCCTGGTGCCCTTGGATCCCTCGTGGCAGGCGCGCGCCAGCGCCGTCGCCTGCGACCTCGGGGGAGAAAGGCACCTCAGGGTCGGCGAAGACGCGGGGACGGGGAGCGGGCCGTGGCCCGTCTAA